AGTGATGCAGGACTTGCGCTCGGTGGATTGCGACATCCTCACCATCGGGCAATATCTCCAGCCCAGCCCCAAACACTTGCCATTGCAGGCATTTGTCACGCCGGAGCAGTTCGATGCGTGGCGCGTGGCGGGCGAGGCGATGGGCTTTTTGCAGGTCGTGTCTTCGCCGCTGACGCGCAGTTCTTATCACGCCGAGCAGGTGCGGGCGTTGATGCAGCAGAATCCGCGTTGATTGGGGGTTAGGGGTGGGGCGAGGCTTGAGGCAGACGGTTGGACAAGGCTTATTCAGCGCCACAGCATTTGGGATAATGGCCAGATGTCTCGTCTTACAGGATTCCCCATGCAGACCCGCGAACCCGTAACGGTTACTCCGAATTCCTCCAGTGTCACGAGCGATCGCACTGCCGCCATCAGCCGCACCACCAAAGAAACCGACGTGCAGGTGAGTCTGAACCTAGACGGGCAGGGGCGCTGCGTGGCGCAAACGGGCGTGCCGTTCCTCGACCACATGCTGGATCAGATTGCCTCTCACGGGCTGATCGACCTGGACGTGCGGGCGACGGGCGATGTGCAGATCGACGACCACCACACGAATGAAGACGTGGGCATTACGCTGGGCATGGCGCTGGCCAAAGCGCTGGGCGATCGCAAAGGGATTCATCGCTTTGGGCACTTCGTCGCGCCGCTGGATGAGGCGCTGGTGCAGGTAGCACTGGACTTTTCGGGTCGGCCGCACCTCAGCTATGGGCTGCAAATTCCCACCCAGCGCGTCGGCACCTACGACACCCAACTGGTGCGCGAGTTTTTTGTCGCCGTGGTGAACCACGCCCAGATCACGCTGCACATCCGCCAGCTTGACGGCATCAACTCTCACCATATTATTGAGGCGACGTTCAAAGCTTTTGCCCGTGCCCTGCGGATGGCGGTGGAAGTGGACCCGCGCCGGGGCGGGGCGATTCCTAGCTCGAAGGGCGTGCTGTAGGCTGCTGGGCGCTGCGGGCGGGCTGCGGTTGGTTGATGGTCAGCCGGGGCAGGCGATGCTTGAAGCTACACAGGATTTCCCAGGAAATCGTGCCCAGCGTCTCGGCCCAGTCGTCGGCGGAGATCCGCGCCTGTCCGTCTTGCCCCAATAGCGTCACCACTTCGCCCTCTTGCAGGTTGGGAATGGTGCTGACATCTAGCATCATTTGATCCATCGTGATTGCGCCGATTTGGGGAACATGCTGCCCCCGCACCAGCCCCGTCATCCGGTTCGACAGGTTGCGCGGCACGCCGTCGGCGTAGCCGATCGCCACGGTGGCAATGGTCATGTCTCGGTCGGCGATGAAGCGATAGCCGTAGCTGACCCCCGTACCAGGGGCGATCGCCTTGACCTGGGTCACTCGCGCCTTGATCTGCATCACTGGGCGCAGGTCAATTCCCTGGGCCAGGTGGGGCGCA
The Thermoleptolyngbya sichuanensis A183 DNA segment above includes these coding regions:
- the hisB gene encoding imidazoleglycerol-phosphate dehydratase HisB gives rise to the protein MQTREPVTVTPNSSSVTSDRTAAISRTTKETDVQVSLNLDGQGRCVAQTGVPFLDHMLDQIASHGLIDLDVRATGDVQIDDHHTNEDVGITLGMALAKALGDRKGIHRFGHFVAPLDEALVQVALDFSGRPHLSYGLQIPTQRVGTYDTQLVREFFVAVVNHAQITLHIRQLDGINSHHIIEATFKAFARALRMAVEVDPRRGGAIPSSKGVL